Proteins encoded by one window of Verrucomicrobia bacterium CG1_02_43_26:
- a CDS encoding ribosomal RNA small subunit methyltransferase A, with protein sequence MSEGYLSPSITQGLLKKLGHTPKRKLGQNFLIDANIVQKSLALADVHEGDSVVEIGPGLGTLTGALLNKGARVYAVEYDTRLYNHLEESLLPKYPESLSLIHEDALKAPLASLPQETALYKIVANLPYAISTPWLEKVLSEPNLPQCIVVMLQKEAADRFTAEPGTKSMGAISIFLNTVYEPVATHPVSHKCFYPQPDVGSVLLALKLKEKPFIFHKETKQLIRAFFTQRRKQIGALIRQHKDVPQLRDWQDWLAANNLADNLRSEALPIKAWQQLDIILCQK encoded by the coding sequence ATGTCAGAGGGCTACCTTTCTCCTAGCATCACACAAGGCCTGCTTAAAAAACTTGGCCATACTCCCAAGCGCAAATTAGGGCAAAATTTCCTCATAGATGCCAATATTGTACAAAAATCCCTGGCGCTAGCAGATGTGCACGAGGGCGATAGCGTTGTAGAAATTGGCCCTGGCCTCGGCACCCTCACAGGTGCTTTATTAAATAAAGGTGCTCGTGTTTACGCAGTTGAGTATGATACTAGGCTCTACAATCATTTAGAGGAATCTCTTTTACCAAAATACCCGGAATCCTTGTCACTTATCCACGAAGATGCTTTAAAGGCTCCATTGGCTAGCTTGCCACAAGAAACCGCACTTTATAAAATCGTAGCCAATTTGCCTTACGCCATATCGACACCGTGGTTAGAGAAAGTGCTTTCCGAACCCAATTTGCCGCAGTGTATTGTCGTTATGTTACAAAAGGAAGCGGCAGATCGCTTTACAGCGGAACCAGGCACAAAAAGCATGGGGGCTATCTCCATCTTTTTAAATACTGTTTATGAGCCTGTTGCTACCCACCCGGTCTCTCATAAATGTTTCTACCCCCAGCCGGATGTCGGTTCTGTATTACTGGCATTAAAGTTAAAAGAAAAACCGTTTATTTTTCATAAGGAAACAAAGCAACTCATCCGAGCATTCTTCACGCAACGAAGAAAACAAATCGGTGCCCTTATCCGTCAACATAAGGACGTTCCTCAATTAAGGGATTGGCAGGATTGGTTAGCAGCTAATAATTTAGCAGATAATCTTCGTTCCGAAGCGCTTCCTATAAAAGCTTGGCAGCAGTTGGATATAATCCTCTGCCAAAAATAA
- a CDS encoding peptidase M48 — protein sequence MNTVLWIFVALLVAKLGTELFLAKLNANAARKARGPVPDTFSSFIDQKKYDKSIEYTLAKNTFGQKEMIYDAAILAIVVLSGILPVLYNAVSGLFGMSLWAQSATLITVFLILSLPSLPFEWYNQFKLEERFGFNKSTKKLWITDKFKGIALSYVLGVPIIWVLLRFFQSYPQTWWLWGFLAIFAFQILMLLLYPRLILPLFNKLTPLEEGETRERLMNLADRAGFKASTIEVMDGSKRSGHSNAFFTGFGRFRHIVLFDTLMKQLSISELESVLAHEIGHYKMGHIPKMLVLSASSLLITLGLIAFLVQQNWFYESFGFEAGNGIVPALLIFSLVSGLFTFWLKPFMSMWSRKHEYEADAFAKNIMGGADDMVNSLHKLHTENLSNLTPHPLFSKFYYSHPTLIEREKALLAE from the coding sequence ATGAATACTGTCTTGTGGATATTTGTCGCCTTACTCGTTGCTAAACTCGGTACCGAGCTTTTTTTAGCAAAACTAAATGCAAACGCTGCCAGAAAGGCTAGGGGCCCAGTGCCGGATACGTTTTCTAGCTTTATCGACCAAAAAAAATACGACAAATCAATCGAGTATACCTTGGCCAAAAACACTTTCGGCCAAAAAGAAATGATCTATGATGCCGCTATCCTAGCCATTGTTGTCCTTTCTGGCATTTTACCTGTGCTCTATAATGCTGTTTCCGGGCTATTTGGCATGTCACTTTGGGCGCAATCAGCCACATTGATCACGGTTTTTTTAATCCTCAGTTTACCGAGCTTACCGTTTGAGTGGTATAACCAATTCAAGCTCGAGGAGCGTTTTGGCTTTAATAAATCTACTAAAAAATTGTGGATTACAGACAAGTTCAAAGGAATTGCATTATCGTATGTCCTAGGCGTTCCTATCATCTGGGTTCTATTGCGGTTCTTCCAAAGCTACCCGCAAACCTGGTGGCTGTGGGGTTTTCTGGCCATCTTCGCTTTCCAGATTTTAATGCTTCTGCTATACCCAAGGCTCATCTTGCCTTTATTTAATAAGCTCACCCCGCTGGAGGAAGGAGAAACTAGAGAGCGCCTTATGAACTTAGCTGACCGCGCTGGCTTTAAGGCTTCCACTATCGAGGTTATGGACGGCAGTAAGCGTTCCGGCCATTCCAATGCTTTTTTCACAGGCTTTGGTCGTTTCCGTCACATTGTTTTGTTTGATACATTAATGAAGCAGCTTTCCATCTCTGAGCTCGAGTCTGTTTTAGCCCACGAAATCGGTCATTATAAAATGGGGCACATTCCTAAGATGCTGGTTTTATCTGCCAGCTCATTGTTAATTACACTAGGGCTGATTGCGTTTCTGGTACAGCAAAACTGGTTCTACGAAAGCTTTGGTTTTGAAGCAGGCAACGGTATCGTCCCGGCTCTCCTTATATTCTCTTTGGTGAGCGGCCTGTTCACCTTTTGGCTCAAACCGTTTATGAGCATGTGGTCTCGTAAACATGAGTACGAAGCGGACGCGTTTGCTAAAAACATTATGGGAGGAGCAGATGACATGGTAAACAGTCTCCACAAACTGCATACAGAAAACCTCAGTAACCTCACGCCGCACCCACTTTTCAGCAAGTTTTATTATTCTCACCCAACACTCATAGAACGCGAGAAAGCGCTTTTAGCAGAATAA